The genomic DNA GGCGCGCAGGTAGAACAGCTGCTCGTCGTCGAAACGACCGGTGGCCGAGGCGTGTCCGGCGCCGAGGATCTCGCCGGTCTCGATCTCCAGGTTGGGTACCGAGTCGGCGCGGGCGCCGTCGGTGAGCACCAGGTTGCGGTTGGCCTCGTAGGTGTCGGTGCCCTCGGCCTCGGCGCGGATCAGCACGTCGCCCACCCACACGGTGTGCGCGTCCGGCCTGCCGGAGTGCGGGTCGCCCTGCAGCGCACCCTTGTACAGCACGTTCGACTTGCAGTGCGGCACCGCGTGATCCACCAGCAGGCGCTGCTCGAAGTGCTGGCCGTCGTCGGCGAAGTACAGGCCGAGCAGTTCGGCGTCGGCGCCCGGGCCGTCGTAGCGGACGGTCGCGGTCAGCCGGACCAGATCGCCGCCGAGGGTGACGTCGGTGTGCCGCAGCACGGCGTCGCGGCCGAGCCGGGCGTGGTGGGCGGTAGCGTGCACGGCGTCGTCGGCCCAGTCCTGCACGGCCACGACGGTCAGCTTCGCGCTGTCGCCGAGCACGAATTCGACGTTCTCGGCGTAGGTTCCGCTGCCACGCTGGTCGAGCACGACCGTGGCGACGGCGAAGTTGCCGAGCCGGATCTGCAGGTGGCCGTAGGCGGTCTTGCCCTCGCCCGGGCCGGTGACGGTGATCGTGACCGGCTCGGCCACCTCGGTCTCCGCGCCGACCGAGACGACCGTGGCCTGCTCGAAGCCCGAATAGGCCTGGGCGGCAACGCGATCGGACGGGACACCGGCGGCGCCCAGGCGGGCGTCGGCACGGCCGACCGTCTCCACGGTCACGCCGTCGGCGGCCGCGACCTCGACGGTGGCGGCGCCGTCGCGTACCGCGGTGCCGTCGTGCAGGCCGCGCAGCCGGCGCAGCGGGGTGAACCGCCAGGCCTCGTCCTTGCCCGAGGGCACCTCGAAGGCGTCCACGTCGAACGAGGTGAACAGCTCGCCCTTGTTGGCGCCCGGGACCCTGGCCTCACCGGCAACGGCAACGTTCTCGACCGGCATCAGCCGACGGCTCCTTCCATCTGCAGCTCGATCAGGCGGTTCAGCTCGAGCGCGTATTCCATGGGCAGTTCCTTGGCGATCGGCTCGACGAAGCCGCGCACCACCATCGCCATCGCCTCGTCCTCGGTGAGGCCGCGGCTCATCAGGTAGAACAGCTGGTCTTCGCTCACCTTGGAGACGGTGGCCTCGTGGCCCATCGTCACGTCGTCCTCGCGGATGTCGACGTAGGGGTAGGTGTCGGAGCGGCTGACCGTATCCACCAGCAGCGCATCGCATTTCACGGTCGAGCGGGAGCCGTGCGCGCCCTTGTTGACCTGGACCAGGCCGCGGTAGGAGGCCCGGCCGCCGCCGCGCGCCACCGACTTCGACACGATGGTCGAGGAGGTGTGCGGCGCCAGGTGCAGCATCTTCGCGCCGGTGTCCTGGTGCTGGCCCTCGCCGGCGAAGGCGATGGACAGCACCTCGCCCTTGGCGTGCTCGCCGGTCATCCACACGGCCGGGTACTTCATGGTGACCTTGGAGCCGATATTGCCGTCGATCCACTCCATGGTCGCGCCCGCCTCGGCCTTGGCCCGCTTGGTGACCAGGTTGTAGACGTTGTTGGACCAGTTCTGGATGGTGGTGTAGCGGCAGCGGCCACCCTTCTTCACGATGATCTCCACGACCGCCGAGTGCAGGGAGTCCGAGCTGTAGATCGGCGCGGTGCAGCCCTCGACGTAGTGCACGTAGGCGTCCTCGTCGACGATGATCAGCGTCCGCTCGAACTGACCCATGTTCTCGGTGTTGATCCGGAAGTAGGCCTGCAGCGGGATGTCCACGTGCACGCCCGGCGGCACGTAGATGAACGAACCACCCGACCACACCGCGGAATTCAGCGCGGAGAACTTGTTGTCGCCCGACGGGATGACCGAGCCGAAGTACTGCTGGAAGATCTCCGGGTGCTCGCGCAGACCGGTGTCGGTGTCGAGGAAGATGACGCCCTGCTTCTCCAGGTCCTCGCGGATGGAGTGGTAGACGACCTCCGACTCGTACTGGGCGGCGACGCCCGCGACCAGGCGCTGCTTCTCCGCCTCCGGGATACCCAGCTTGTCGTAGGTGTTCTTGATGTCCTCGGGCAGGTCTTCCCAGGACGCGGCCTGCTTCTCGCTGGACCGCACGAAGTATTTGATGTTGTCGAAATCGATGCCGTCGAGGTTGGAACCCCAGCTCGGCATGGGCTTGCGGTCGAAGATGCGCAGCGCCTTCAGCCGGAAATCGAGCATCCACTCGGGTTCGCTCTTCTTCGCCGAGATGTCGCGCACGACGTCCTCGGACAAGCCTCGCTTGGCACTGGCACCGGCGGTATCCGAGTCTGCCCAGCCGTAGCCGTACTTACCCAGGGAGGCAATCGTCTCCTCCTGGGTCAGCGGCTGCACCTGGTCGGCGGTCGTCGTCATTCGGCACTCCTTCCGGAGTCGATCGTGGTCGCCGCTGCGGGCTGTGCAGCGGCCTTACGTGCGTTCGTGGTCCCGGCACGATCATTCGTCGTCCCGGCACGGTCGTTCATGGTCCCGGCACGCTTTTGGCCGGGATCCCCCGAGGGCAGGAACAGCGGGACGTGGGTGGTGCAGGCGCAGTCGCCGTTGGCGATGGTCGCCAGTCGCTGCACGTGCGTGCCGAGCAGCTCGCGGAACGCCTCCAGCTCGGCGGCGCACAGCTCCGGAAATTCCTCGGCCACGTGCGACACCGGGCAGTGGTGCTGGCAGATCTGCACGCCGGCGCCGACCTTGCGGGTCGAGGCGGCGAAACCGGCGTCGGTGAACGCCTCGGCGATCTCCTCCGCCTTGGCGGCGGTGGACTCCGGCGTGTGCCGGGCCAGCTTGTCGATGTCGGCGACGATGACGCCGACCCGGGTGCGGGCGAAGTCGACGATCGCGGCGTCGCCCCCGAGCTCGCGCAGGCGGCGCATGGCCGCGCCCGCGAGATCGTCGTAGGCGTGCCCGAGTCGGCCGCGACCCCTGGCGGTGAGCTGGTACTGCTTGGCCGGGCGGCCCCGGCCCTTCTGCTGCCAGGGCGCCGAGCGGGTGGCCCGGGCCTCGCCGGATTCGATCAGCGCGTCGAGGTGGCGACGCACCCCCGCCGCGGCCAGGTTCAGCCGCTCGCCGATGGCGGTCGCGGTGATGGGGCCCTCCTCCAGCAGCAGCTGGACGATAGCCTCGCGGGTGTGCCCCTCGCCCGCCGGGGTCGCGGGCACGACAGCGGGCCGGACGCCTTCCGAGCGCCCGGCACCTGCCTGCACATTCCGCAAACCCACGGTTTTCACAACATCAGTGTGGCGGAATTCCTTCCCGCAATCTAGTAAGGGTCGCCTGACTCGATGGGTGACGATCCGGTCCCTATGACCGACCTCACCCGAACTAGGCTTCCCAGACGTGGTGGCAATCGAGGGCGCGCGGCGCCGGATCATCGAAATCGGACGCCGGGCATTGGGCCTGGACGTTCCGCCCGCCGATCACACCATCGCCGTGCTGCACAGCGTCGAGGCCGAACTGCCCGGCCTCGACGCCCGGGAAATGGTGCAGTTCAAGCGGATCCGGCTGCTCGGGGCCACCGGGACGGTGCTGATCGCCACCAGCGCCCTGGGCGTCGCGGCCCAGCCGGTCCTGCAGAATCCGGTCTCGGGGGTGCGGGTGATCGGCGTGTTCGCGCGCTGGCAGACCTCGTCGCTGGCGCTGTCGATGATCGGCACGGTGCTGGTGGTCATGGCCTGGCTGCTGCTGGGCCGGTTCGCGGTCGGCGGTTTCGGCGGCGCACCGGCGCACCGGCTGAGCCGGTCGCAGCTGGATCGGACGCTGCTGCTGTGGATCCTGCCGCTGTCGGTCGCTCCCCCGCTGTACTCCACCGACGTGTATTCGTATCTGGCGCAGAGCGAGATCGCCAAGCGCGGGATGGATCCCTATCTGGTCGGCCCGGCGCAGGGGCTGGGGGTGGGCAATGTGCTCACCATGAACGTGCCGAACATCTGGCGCGAGACACCGGCGCCCTACGGCCCGCTGATCCTCTGGATCGGGCGCGGCATCTCCCAGCTGACCGGCGACAACATCATCATCGGGGTGTGGATGCACCGGCTGCTGGCACTCGGCGGGGTGGCGCTGATCGTGTGGGCGCTGCCGCGGCTGTCGCGGCGCTGCGGGGTGGCGCCGGTGAGCGCGCTGTGGCTGGGGGCGGCCAATCCGCTGGTGCTGTTCCACCTGGTCGCGGGCGTGCACAACGACGCGCTGATGCTCGGGCTGATGCTGGCGGGCATGGAGTTCTGCCTGCGCGCGATCGCGGGTGAGGGGTCCTCGACCGGCGGCGTGGGGCCGTTCGATCGGCACGAGTGGACAGTCATGACCTTCGGGGCGGTGGTGATCGCGCTGTCGTCGACGGTGAAGATCACCTCGCTCATCGCGCTCGGCTTCGTCGGCATGGCGCTGGCGCGGCGCTGGGGCAAGGGGCTGCGGCCGGTGGTGACGGCCGCCGCGCTGCTGGGTGTGATAGCGCTCGCCACAACGCTTTTCGTGAGCCTGGCCAGCGGGCTGGGCTTCGGCTGGCTGTTCACCCTCAATACCGCGAACGTGGTGCGGAGCTGGATGTCGCTGCCGACGGCGCTCGGCATCATCACCGGATTCGGCGGCGTGCTGCTGGGATTGGGCGATCACACCACGGCGCTGCTGAGCATCACCCGGCCCATCGCGCTCACCGTCGCGGGCTTCCTGTCGCTGCGCATGCTCATCGCCACCTGGACCGGGCGGCTGCCCGCGGTCGGCGCGCTGGGGGTGTCGCTGGCCGCGATCGTGCTGCTGTATCCGGTGGTGCAGCCGTGGTATCTGCTGTGGGCCATCGTGCCGCTGGCCGCGTGGGCCACCACCCGCGCGTTTCGTGTTCCGGCCGTGGTGTTCTCGGCGGTGGTGAGCGTGATGCTGATGCCGCGCGGCGCCGACTACGGGGTCTTCCAGATCATCGAGGCCGCGATCGCGGTCGTGGTGGTGTCGGTGGCGTTCATCGTCCTCACCCGAAATGTGCTGCCGTGGCGGAAGCGACCGGGGGTGTCTGCTCCGTCACAGCGACCCGCGGCCTACGGTGTCTCCTCGTGACGCCAGCCTCGGATCCCGCCGTTCGCATCGACGGCGTCGTGAAGCGCTACGGCGACCTCACCGCGGTGGACGGCATCGGTTTCGAGGTGCGGCGCGCCGAGGTGCTGGCGCTGCTGGGGCCCAACGGCGCCGGGAAGACCACCACCGTCGAGATGTGCGAGGGGTTCCTCGCCCCGGACGCCGGTGCGGTGCGGGTGCTGGGCCTGGATCCGGTCGCCGACAGCGACGCGCTGCGCCCGCGGATCGGCGTGATGCTGCAGGGCGGCGGCGCGTATCCCGGCTCGCGCGCCGGTGAGATGCTCGACCTGGTCGCCTCCTACGCGGCCGATCCGCTGGACCCGGACTGGCTGCTGCGCACCCTCGGTTTGCGCGACGCCCGCCGCACCCCGTACCGGCGGCTGTCGGGCGGCCAGCAGCAGCGGCTGGCGCTGGCGTGCGCGCTGGTCGGGCGGCCGGAGCTGGTCTTCCTCGACGAGCCGACCGCCGGAATGGACGCGCAGGCAAGGCATCTGGTGTGGGAGCTGATCGACGCGCTGCGCCGCGACGGCGTGGCGGTGCTGCTGACCACGCACCTGATGGACGAGGCCGAGCAGCTGGCCGATCGGCTGGTCATCATCGATCACGGGCGGATCGTCGCCGAGGGCACGCCCGCGGAGGTCACCTCCGCCGGGGCGAAGGGGCAGCTGCGCTTCACCGCGCCCCCGAAACTCGACCTGACGCTGCTGGAATCCGCGCTGCCGGAAGGGTTCTCCCCGCACGAGACCTCCCCCGGTTCGTATCTGCTGCAGGGCGATATCACCCCGCAGGTGCTGGCCACCGTGACGGCGTGGTGTGCGCGAATCGACGTGCTGCCCACCGATATTCGCATCGATCAGCGCCGCCTGGAGGACGTGTTCCTCGAACTGACCGGACGGGAGCTGCGCAGTTGACCGAGTCCACCCCCCGCTTCGCGCCGGGCACCTTCACCCCCGATCCGCGCCCGGCGGCCCGGGGCGCGATGCTGGCCGCGCAGACGCGCATGGAGCTGATCCTGTTGCTGCGCAACGGCGAACAGCTGCTGCTCACCATGTTCATTCCGATCGCGCTGCTGATCGGGCTCACCCTGATCCCGATCAGCGGGCTGGGTGGGCACCGGGTGGACCGGATCGTGCCCGGGGTGATGATGGTGGCGATCATGTCCACCGCGTTCACCGGTCAGGCGATCGCGGTCGGCTTCGATCGCCGCTACGGGGCGCTGAAACGGCTGGGCGCCACCGCATTACCGCGCTGGGGCATCGTCGGCGGCAAGTGCGCGGCGGTGCTGATCGTGGTGGTGCTGCAGTCGATCGTGCTGGGGCTCATCGGTGTTGCGCTGGGCTGGCGGCCGTCGGCGGGCGGCCTGGTGTTCGGCGCGATCGTGATCGCCCTGGGCACCGCGACGTTCGCGGCGATGGGGCTGCTGCTGGGCGGCACGCTCAAGGCCGAGATCGTGCTGGCGCTGGCGAACATCGCGTGGTTCGTGATGCTGGGCGTCGCGAGCCTGGTGTTCGCGGCCGACAATCTACCCGGCGCGCTGAGCATCGTGGCGCGGCTGATTCCCTCGGGCGCGCTGGCCGAGGCGCTCGATCAGGCCCTGAATACCGGCGTCGACTGGTACGGCATCGTGGTACTGGCGGCGTGGGGCGTGGTCGCGGGCTATCTGGCGACGCGGCTGTTCCGGTTCGACTGACCGCGAATCCTCCACCGCGAGCGCGACTTCCGCGAGCAGGTCCGGGTGGCCCTCGGCCCAGCGCAAGGTGGCGGCGGTAATGGTCAGCAGCAGTACCAGATAGCAGCCGAACAGCACCGGGTGCGCGGCGGTCAGCCGGTCGAGCATCGGCACCGTACCGCCGAAGACGGTCACCGTCACCGTATAGGGCAGCGCCTGCGCGGTCACCCGATAGCGTCCCGGTACCAGGCCCGCGAGCACCGCGGGCAGCAGCGCGACGGCCGCCGCGTTCATCATCCCGGCCACCGGGACGACCACCCAGAATGCGGTCACGCCACCGTGTTCGAGCGCGGCACGCAGCGGGATCATCGCCACCGCCATCGCCACCGTGGCCACGCCCATCACCCGGCGGCAGCCCAGCCGGTCGCCGAGCCGTCCGACCATCGGCAGCACCGCGTTACCCAGCAGGGTCGATATCGTCACGGCGCACAGCACGGCGGTGTCGTTCAGCCCGAGCACGCTGATGCCGTAGGCGGGCGGCAGGGCCGACCACAGGTAGGAGGCCGAGGTCGAGCCGATCGTCACCCCGGCGACCGCCAGCATCGGGGTCCGCAGCCGACGCCGGGCCTGCGCCCACGACAGCGACGGCTCGCGGCGGTGGCCCTCGAATTCGGCCGACTCCGCCAATCCGCCACGCAGGGCGGCGAATACGAACGACGCCACCGCCCCGACTAGGAACGGCACCCGCCAGTACCCGTCGGCGACGCGATCGGAGCCGACCGCCGCGATCAGCGCCAGGACCAGCAGGCGCGCACAGACCGAGCCGATGCCGATGGCCGCGCAGAGCAGGCTGCCGGTCGCCCCGCGGCGCTCGGGCGGTGTCGTCTCGTAGATGTAGCTGTTGCCCAGCGGCGCCTCACCGCCGTACGAAAAGCCCAGCAGCGCACGCCATCCCAGGACCAGCAGCGGCGCCGCCGGGCCGATCGACGCGGTGGTCGGGGTGAGCGCCATGCCGAGCGCCGCCACGCCCGCCCCGGCCAGGCACAGCCGCATGGCCGGTTTGCGGCCCCGGCTGTCGGCGTAGCGGCCGAGCACCAGCCCGCCCAGCGGCCGGGTGAGAAATCCGGCGGCGAAGACCGCGAAGCCGTAGATCAGCGAGCGCTGCACGTCCGCGCCGAAGAAACCGGGCCCGAAGTAGCTGAGCAGCAGCGGATAGGCGCCCCAGTCGTAGGCTTCCAGCCCACATCCGGCGCACACCGCGAGCAAACGAACCCTCGACATCGAGCCACCTTTCCCGACGGCCGCGCGTCGCGGCGCACCGGTGGCGCGCGCGACGTGCACGATGGGCGTACTCGGCTGCGCCACCGGCGCAAAGCCGGGGCGGGGCGATTCGGTAGCGGGGGTCGAGCGGGGCGGGCGCGAGGCCCGCTCGGTACCGTATCGGATCTTTCGCACTGCGGAGTAGCGCAACGCAATCCGTTGCCGAAGAGTTGCCAAATGTCCGGAATGTCCTGTGCGACGAGAGGATCCGGGATCGGTCGCTACGCGTCGCCGGTCGGGCGATCGATCTCTTCTCGAAGAACGCGGAATTCGGCGGCCAGCGAGTCGGCGGTGTAGTGGGCGTTCAGGCCGCTGGGGTTGGGCAGCACCCAGACCTCGGTGTCGCCGAGCGGTTCCTGGGGGCCGACGGCGGCGCGCGGGCGGCCGAACGCGGTGCGGTACGCGCCGATTCCGAGGACCGCGAGCACCCGGGGCCGGTAGCGCTCCACCCGCTCCACGAGCGCCCGGCCGCCGTCGCGCAGCTCGGCGGCGGTCAGCTCGTCGGCCTTGGCGGTGGTGCGCGGGGCGACATTGGTGATGCCCAGGCCGAGGTCGAGCAGGGCCTGCTGTTCGTCGGGGCGGAGCTGACGCGGCGTGAATCCCGAGCGGTGCAGGGCGGGCCAGAAGCGGTTGCCGGGGCGGGCGAAGTGGTAGCCGGTCGCGCCCGACCACAGGCCCGGGTTGATGCCGCAGAACAGCACGCGCAGACCGGGGGCGATCAGATCGGGGATGGTCGCCCCCTCGGCGGCGGCTAGATCGGCGGGGGTCGGGCGGGAGGCCGGGGCGGAGCGAGACATTCGCCCAGTGTGCCGCACGGGGTTGGGGAGCTTTGGTCGGTGGATCCCGGCCAAAAGCATGCCGGGATCAGGGAGCCTTGCATGCCGGGATCGGAGAGTGCTTGCACGCCGGGAACAGAGAGCCCTTGCATACCGGGATCAGAGAGCCCTTGCACGCCGGGAACAGAGAGTCCTCGCATACCGGGATCAGAGAGCCCTTGCACGCCGGGACCAGAAAGCCCTTGCACGCCGAGACCAGAAAGCTCTTCAACGACATATTGTAGTAGCCCGGTGGTTGGGGGGAGGCCGGGGCCTATTACCATCGGTGCGTGCTGTCACGCGCCTTTCTGCGAGTCGTCGATCTGCTTCCCCTGCCGTCGCTGCGGGTTCAGCGGCTCATTGCCGTCGCGGTGGTGCTGTCGCAGGCCGGTATCTCGGTGACCGGGGCGATCGTGCGGGTCACGTCCTCGGGGCTGGGGTGCCCGACCTGGCCGCAGTGCTTCCCGGGGAGCTTCACCCCGGTGCCGCATGCCGAGGTGCCGGTGCTGCATCAGGCCGTGGAATTCTCCAATCGAATGCTGACCTTCGTGGTCACGCTGTGCGCGGCGCTGGTCGTGCTGGCGGTGGTGCGGGCGCGGCGGCGGCGCGAGGTGCTGGTGTACGCGTGGCTGATGCCGGGCGGCACGGTGCTGCAGGCGGTGATCGGCGGGATCACGGTGCGCACCGGGCTGCTGTGGTGGACGGTCTCGGTGCACCTGCTGGCCTCGATGCTGATGGTGTGGCTGGCGGTGCTGCTGTTCGCGAAGATCTCCTCCCCCGACGACGGGGTGGAGGTGGCGCAGGTGCCCGCGCCGCTGCGCTGGCTGACCGCGCTGAGCGCGGTCGCGCTGTGCGCCACGCTGATTGCGGGCACGCTGGTCACCGGGGCCGGTCCGCACGCGGGCGACAAGAGCGCCGACAAGCCCGTCGCGCGGTTGCAGATCGAGATCGTGACGCTGGTCCACCTGCACGCCGAGATGCTGGTCGCCTATCTGGCGCTGCTGGTCGGCCTGGGCTTCGGCCTGGCAGCGGTGGGCATGAACCGGGCCATCCGGACGCGGCTGATCGTGCTCCTGGCGCTGGTGTGCGGGCAGGGCCTGGTCGGTATCGTGCAGTACTTCACCCATGTGCCCGCCGCCCTGGTGGCGGTGCACGTCGGCGGCGCGGCGGCGTGCACGGCCGCCACCGCCGCCCTGTGGGCCGCGCTGCGCAGCCGCGAAAAGGTCGGCGCGGCAGGCACACCGGCGGCCGCGCGCCGCGATGTTTCGCTCGCGGCCGACGACCGGAGATAATCCACCCATGCCGACCTATGCGTACCGCTGCCGCGAGTGCACCGACACCTTCGAACTCGTCCGGCCGATGAGCGAGTCGAACGCCCCCGCCGCCTGCCCCGGCGGCCACGCGGACACCGTCAAACTGCTGACCACCATCGCCCTGACGGGTTCGGCGCACGGACCGGCGGCCGCGCCGAGCGGCGGCTGCTGCGGGGGCGGCTGCTGCTCCTGATCCGGGGCTCACCGCCTCTTGGTCCGGCGCGCCGTCTCTTGCTCTTGGTCCCGGCGTGCTTTTGGCCGGGACCTCGCGAAAGATTCCGGCCAAAAGCGCGCCGGAATCTCTATCAGGCGGTGGCGTTCGGGCCGATCCAGTCGGCGAACAACCGGTCGACCTGCCCCGTCGCCAATTCGGTTGCCAGCCAACCGTTCACCTCGGCCGCCAGCAGCGGGTCGTTCTTGCGGAGCAGGAAGACCTTGCCGAAGGAGTCGAACGGCCGGTCCGGGTGCAGGACCCGCAGGGTCGGGTGCTGGCGGATGCGGTAGCGGCCCTCGACCGAGTCGGTGACGAATACGTCGGCGCGGCCCTGCTCGATCTCGCCGAAGATCGTCAGGTTGTCCGGCCACGGAATGATCTGCGCCTGCGGGAAATTCGTGCGCGCGAAGGTCTCGTTGGTGCCGCCGCGATTCACGATCACGCGCACGCCCGGCCGGTTGATCTGATCGATGGTCGCGTACCTGTCCTCGTCACCGGCGCGCACGATCGGGGTCTTGCCGTCGGTGGCGTAGCGCAGCGAGAAATCGGAGTACTCGAGCCGCGCGGCCGAGTCCGAGATGCCGCCCGCCGCGATATCGCAGTGCAGCGCACCGAAATCCGACTTCATCGACGTCCAGGTGACCGGCACGAATTCGATCGGCCGGTGCAGCAGATCGGCCAGCCCGCGCGTCAGATCGATATCGATGCCCCGGTAGCCGCCCGCGTCGGTCACCGAATACGGCGGATAGTCACCGGTGGTGCACACCCGCACCGCCGCCGGTGATTCCGCGCTCGCCGGAACCGCCAGGGCCACAACGCAACCCACACCGGCCGCGAGCGCGGCCGTCACCCGTCGCAATCGCATCAGCGCTCGTTGCGGGCCTTCGGGAACCGCGCCTGCCGGGCCACCCAGCCCGCCATCCTGGCCCAGTGCCCGGGGGCGGGCGTGACGACGGAGGTCAGCTCGCGGTCCCAGTGCTCGGTCTCGGTGACCCCGTCGACGGTCTCGACCACGGCCTTGGCGGTGGCCAGATCGTCGACCACCCGGTCACCCAGCACGCCGTCCGCGCCGACCAGGGTGATGCGGACGCCGATGCGGCCGAGTGGTTGCAGCACGGCTGTGGCGGAACCCCCGTGCTCGGCGACGAATCCCTTCACCGAATCGACTACGGAGGGCGACAACTTCGCTGGGGCCGCTAGGGCGGTTTCGCTCATGCGATCAGTTTACCGATGGGTAAGGTGGCGTCCATGCGCGCCATTCAGGTTTGCGAGCACGGCGGACCCGAGGTCCTGAAGCTCGCCGAGGTTCCGGAGCCGCAGATTGCCCCGGATCAGCTGCTTGTCGACACCGAGGCGGTCGGCATCAATTTCATCGACACCTACATCCGGACCGGCACCTATCCGCAAGCGGTGCCGTACATTCCGGGGGCCGAGGGCACCGGTGTGGTGGCCGCGGTGGGCGCCGAGGTGACGGAGTTCCGGGTCGGTGACCGGGTCGCGTGGGCGGCCGCGCCGGGCAGCTACGCCGAGAAGGTCGCCGTCGACGCGGCGGTCGCGGTGCCGGTGCCCGCGGGGGTCGCGCCGCCGGTGGCCGCGTCGGCACTGCTGCAGGGCATGACCGCGCACTATCTGATCGAGACGATCTACAAGCCGGAGCCGGGCGAGTCGGTGCTGGTGCACGCCGGTGCGGGCGGCGTCGGGCTGATCCTGACCCAGCTGGCGACCGCGCGCGGTGTGCGGGTGATCACCACCGTCTCCACCGATGCGAAGGAGGCGCTCTCGCGCGAGGCGGGCGCGGCCGAGGTGCTGCGCTACGGCGACGACCTGGCCCAGCGGGTGCGCGCGCTGACCGACGGTGCGGGCGTGGCCGCGGTGTACGACGGCGTCGGCAAGGCGACCTTCGATGCCAGCCTGGAGTCGCTGCGCGTCCGCGGCATGCTGGCCCTGTTCGGCGCGGCCTCCGGCCCGGTGCCGCCGGTGGACCCGCAGCGCCTCAATCGCGGCGGCTCCCTGTTCCTGACCCGCCCCACGCTGGCCCACTACACCCGCACCCGCGACGAATTGCTGTGGCGCGCAGGCGACATCATGACCGCCCTCGCCTCCGGCGCCCTCCACATCCGCATCGGCGCCACCTACCCCCTCACCGACGCCGCCCAGGCCCACCGAGACCTGGAGGGCCGCAAAACAACCGGCTCCCTCGTCCTCCTGCCCTGAACACGATGCCCCTCAATAGTCGCGGCCGGTGAGCCCCCGGTAGACGAATCTCGTCAGTCCCTCCACGGCCTGCTCGTCGGATAACTCCACCGAGCCTTCCTCCACTGCCTCCAGTAGTCCGTGCAGCGCGAGGAAGGCCATGGCGAGGCTGGCCTCGGGGGTGCTGGGCAGGGTCATGCCCGCGGCCTCGAAACCGTCGAGGTGGTCGGCCAATTCGGCGCGCTGCTCGGCGGCGAAGCGGCCCGCGATCCGGGCGAAATCGGTATTCACGTGGGCCGCCTGCTGGACCGCG from Nocardia terpenica includes the following:
- a CDS encoding COX15/CtaA family protein, with translation MLSRAFLRVVDLLPLPSLRVQRLIAVAVVLSQAGISVTGAIVRVTSSGLGCPTWPQCFPGSFTPVPHAEVPVLHQAVEFSNRMLTFVVTLCAALVVLAVVRARRRREVLVYAWLMPGGTVLQAVIGGITVRTGLLWWTVSVHLLASMLMVWLAVLLFAKISSPDDGVEVAQVPAPLRWLTALSAVALCATLIAGTLVTGAGPHAGDKSADKPVARLQIEIVTLVHLHAEMLVAYLALLVGLGFGLAAVGMNRAIRTRLIVLLALVCGQGLVGIVQYFTHVPAALVAVHVGGAAACTAATAALWAALRSREKVGAAGTPAAARRDVSLAADDRR
- a CDS encoding FmdB family zinc ribbon protein, which produces MPTYAYRCRECTDTFELVRPMSESNAPAACPGGHADTVKLLTTIALTGSAHGPAAAPSGGCCGGGCCS
- a CDS encoding transporter substrate-binding domain-containing protein gives rise to the protein MRLRRVTAALAAGVGCVVALAVPASAESPAAVRVCTTGDYPPYSVTDAGGYRGIDIDLTRGLADLLHRPIEFVPVTWTSMKSDFGALHCDIAAGGISDSAARLEYSDFSLRYATDGKTPIVRAGDEDRYATIDQINRPGVRVIVNRGGTNETFARTNFPQAQIIPWPDNLTIFGEIEQGRADVFVTDSVEGRYRIRQHPTLRVLHPDRPFDSFGKVFLLRKNDPLLAAEVNGWLATELATGQVDRLFADWIGPNATA
- a CDS encoding quinone oxidoreductase family protein, with translation MRAIQVCEHGGPEVLKLAEVPEPQIAPDQLLVDTEAVGINFIDTYIRTGTYPQAVPYIPGAEGTGVVAAVGAEVTEFRVGDRVAWAAAPGSYAEKVAVDAAVAVPVPAGVAPPVAASALLQGMTAHYLIETIYKPEPGESVLVHAGAGGVGLILTQLATARGVRVITTVSTDAKEALSREAGAAEVLRYGDDLAQRVRALTDGAGVAAVYDGVGKATFDASLESLRVRGMLALFGAASGPVPPVDPQRLNRGGSLFLTRPTLAHYTRTRDELLWRAGDIMTALASGALHIRIGATYPLTDAAQAHRDLEGRKTTGSLVLLP